A region of Rickettsia helvetica DNA encodes the following proteins:
- a CDS encoding reverse transcriptase domain-containing protein: MADAIEQCCNCLCRKNSASWIFDGDIKSFFDQVSFNWLEKNVLMDKVILKKFLRAGYIEKASLVATIQGVPQGGIISPSLALIALSGLEERLTKHFKKNRGKIHAIIYADDFVITGESKEILENEVIPLVKKLLN, from the coding sequence GTGGCGGATGCAATTGAACAATGCTGTAATTGCTTGTGCAGGAAAAATTCAGCCTCGTGGATATTTGATGGTGATATTAAATCCTTCTTTGATCAAGTGAGTTTCAACTGGCTAGAAAAGAATGTTCTTATGGATAAAGTCATCCTTAAGAAATTTTTACGAGCTGGTTACATAGAAAAGGCTAGTTTAGTAGCAACAATTCAAGGAGTGCCTCAAGGTGGGATAATTTCACCAAGCCTTGCACTGATCGCCCTATCGGGGTTAGAAGAGAGGCTTACCAAACATTTCAAAAAGAATCGTGGAAAAATCCATGCGATTATCTACGCTGATGATTTTGTTATTACTGGTGAGTCAAAGGAAATATTGGAAAATGAAGTCATACCACTAGTAAAAAAACTTCTTAACTGA
- a CDS encoding NAD-dependent epimerase/dehydratase family protein, producing MNKILITGAAGLIGSTLVERLAKHNYEIISCDIRLINNPLSFYSKQIIPLLNECIGIIHLAAISRVIHGEQCPDLCNKVNVEETTKFLELYKVMPHKPWFIYGSSREVYGEQSQLPVTESASLNPVNNYANGKVLIEEFIADLENTGFNVAVLRFSNVYGGLLDHYSRVVPAFCINALKNEPIRIEGQGCVFDFTYLEDVVDGISLAVNHLQNVKSSLPPIHFTANRPCSLGELANLILKLTNSHSKIDIYPARNFDVSCFYGDFSRAKELLNWSPKHSLEQGLNKFIENLKNGKKACPKNLDMVIYENIDSYSWLPALL from the coding sequence ATGAATAAAATATTGATAACAGGAGCAGCTGGTTTAATTGGATCAACTTTAGTAGAGAGATTAGCAAAGCATAATTATGAAATAATTTCCTGTGATATAAGGTTAATAAATAATCCACTAAGTTTTTATTCTAAACAGATAATACCACTGCTTAATGAATGCATTGGTATTATACATCTTGCAGCAATTTCAAGAGTTATTCATGGAGAGCAATGTCCAGATTTATGTAATAAGGTTAATGTTGAAGAAACAACAAAATTTTTAGAACTATATAAGGTCATGCCTCATAAACCTTGGTTTATTTATGGAAGTAGCAGAGAAGTATATGGGGAGCAAAGTCAATTACCAGTAACAGAATCTGCTTCTTTAAACCCAGTAAATAATTATGCTAATGGCAAAGTATTAATAGAAGAGTTTATAGCAGATTTAGAAAATACTGGTTTTAATGTAGCAGTTTTAAGATTTTCAAATGTATATGGTGGTTTATTAGATCATTATAGTAGAGTAGTTCCTGCATTTTGTATTAATGCATTAAAAAACGAACCTATACGAATAGAAGGTCAGGGATGCGTGTTTGATTTTACTTATTTAGAAGATGTAGTAGATGGCATATCTTTAGCTGTGAATCATTTGCAAAATGTAAAATCTTCATTACCACCAATACATTTTACCGCTAATAGACCTTGTAGTTTAGGAGAATTAGCAAATTTAATATTAAAACTCACTAATAGTCATTCCAAAATTGATATTTATCCTGCAAGAAATTTTGATGTAAGCTGTTTTTATGGTGATTTTAGTAGAGCCAAAGAATTACTTAATTGGTCACCAAAACATTCTTTAGAACAAGGATTAAACAAATTCATAGAAAATCTTAAGAATGGTAAGAAAGCATGTCCTAAGAATTTAGATATGGTAATATATGAAAATATTGACAGTTATTCATGGCTACCCGCCCTATTATAG
- a CDS encoding group II intron maturase-specific domain-containing protein: protein MTNISQGFDFLGFHIRKYGQKLKFLTKPTKASVKSFLADIKATIRANFGSTTEDLIRLLNPKIIGWSNYYRHSAASNIFSYIDNRIYKMLYRWTRKRHYNKGFHWIYQRYFQRMDSLRRLAFSC from the coding sequence ATTACTAATATAAGTCAAGGATTTGATTTTCTTGGTTTTCATATTCGTAAATACGGTCAGAAGTTAAAATTTCTTACGAAGCCTACAAAGGCTTCTGTAAAGTCTTTTCTTGCTGATATCAAAGCTACAATCAGAGCCAACTTTGGATCAACGACAGAGGACTTAATCCGACTGTTAAACCCAAAGATAATTGGTTGGAGTAACTACTATAGACACTCAGCTGCTTCAAACATCTTTTCTTATATTGATAATCGAATTTATAAGATGCTCTATAGATGGACACGAAAAAGACACTACAATAAAGGATTCCATTGGATTTATCAAAGATACTTCCAACGTATGGATTCCTTAAGAAGGTTGGCATTTTCATGCTAA